GTGGTTATCACTGAGCAAACGCTGAGCCGTATTGAAGCGCTGGCCGAATATGCACCATTACATAATCCAACGCAAGCTTATTATATTCGTGTGTTCCAAAAATTATTACCGCGGGTCATTCAAGTGGCCGTTTTTGATACTTCATTATTTGCCGGGATGCCGAAAGAAAACTATTTGTACAGTATTCCCTATGAATACTATCAAAAATTTGGCGCACGTAAATATGGCGCTCACGGCACGAGTCATCGTTATGTGGCGGCCCGAGCGGCGGAATTATTAGGCAAGCCGCTAAGCGAATTGAAGCTGATTACGCTACATTTAGGTAGTGGGTCATCGATCACCGCCTTTAATCACGGTCAAGCAGTGGATACGTCGATGGGTTTCACGCCACTGGCTGGGATCACGATGGCGACCCGCTCCGGTGACATTGACGTTTCATTGTTACCCTACTTGATGCGTAAATTAAACATTACCGATATGGCGGAAATGATCGATATTCTGAATCATAAATCCGGCTTGCTGGGCTTGTCGCAGCTGTCGCCGGATCAACGTGACCTGGAAGAAGCTGCCGCGACTAATAAATTGGCGCAGCAGGCGTTAGCTATTTTTATCAACCGGGTTGTCAAATACGTTGGTTCTTACGTGGCAACGATGAACGGTCTGGATGCACTAGTGTTCACCGCGGGTAGTGGCGAGAATGGCATTGAGTTGCGCGAAAACATCGCCGCACAATTACACTATTTCGGGGTTAAATTAGATCCAGAAAAGAACCACGTACGCGGTAAAGAACGTGATATCAGTGCAGCTGATGCGAGTGTGACCACCTTATTGATTCCAACTAATGAAGAATTAATGATCGCGCGTGACGTCATGCGCTTGGGCCATAATGATACGGCGTTATAAAACAGTTTGGATCGTACTTCAAGGTACGATCTTTTTTTGGTGCGCCCGGCATGGGCGTCAACTAGGTGGTGAAAGTCCACTGCGGGCCGTAGTAGTCGGAACCGCTAGCCAAAGGCAAGGCCTTTATCGTGAGGT
This is a stretch of genomic DNA from Loigolactobacillus coryniformis subsp. coryniformis KCTC 3167 = DSM 20001. It encodes these proteins:
- a CDS encoding acetate/propionate family kinase produces the protein MAKVLAINAGSSTLKWKLFEMPAETVVASGMIDRLGLADSVFTAKYGDGQKFKLTRDIKTHDLAATLLLEELKDLGIIDHFEEITGIGHRVVAGGEDFKDSVVITEQTLSRIEALAEYAPLHNPTQAYYIRVFQKLLPRVIQVAVFDTSLFAGMPKENYLYSIPYEYYQKFGARKYGAHGTSHRYVAARAAELLGKPLSELKLITLHLGSGSSITAFNHGQAVDTSMGFTPLAGITMATRSGDIDVSLLPYLMRKLNITDMAEMIDILNHKSGLLGLSQLSPDQRDLEEAAATNKLAQQALAIFINRVVKYVGSYVATMNGLDALVFTAGSGENGIELRENIAAQLHYFGVKLDPEKNHVRGKERDISAADASVTTLLIPTNEELMIARDVMRLGHNDTAL